From the Streptomyces sp. KMM 9044 genome, one window contains:
- a CDS encoding IS1380 family transposase: MQATEWDRRLVVRADGKNLVGHAGVVLLHRIADRVGLTRALAAALPRGVGPGWRDRGMALVQLACAIVLGARNVLQAEQLQQHWRPFFPRPVSDSTLWRTLEAIDGPVGARVERVRAVIRRGVWTLLALRPGGFPWISVCGRTLTNWYVLDLDATLVTCTSKKDGAAGTFKGGYGHHPLGAWLANTRECVTMLLRPGNAASNDVADHKTVLAAALRQLPLPLWSKLLVRIDGAAFSHGLLEHLQALTTSRRRVRWVTGWAINTADEAAIALLPADVWNDALRQDGEVHEIKGPDGQKVTYQVAELTGVRDLSGWPEGMRLIVRRVKPSRRDLKKLTAFEQRTGWRYQIVATNIPAHQGLSGVSGSGQVWFVDALYRDHAEVEDRVKAIKRIGLGLLPSKSWQLNAAWVLAATIAADLDAWTRLLLLHDEPELAAAEPETIRRRLYHLPARLTAHARRRTLHLDRTWPWAPAFATAWQRATQLPAHT; this comes from the coding sequence GTGCAGGCTACCGAATGGGATCGTCGGCTCGTTGTGCGGGCCGACGGCAAGAACCTGGTCGGGCATGCGGGCGTGGTGCTGCTGCACCGGATCGCGGACCGGGTCGGGCTGACCCGCGCCCTGGCCGCCGCGCTGCCCCGCGGCGTCGGGCCGGGGTGGCGGGATCGCGGGATGGCCCTGGTCCAGCTGGCCTGCGCGATCGTCCTCGGCGCGAGGAATGTCCTGCAGGCCGAGCAACTGCAGCAGCACTGGAGGCCGTTCTTCCCCCGTCCGGTCTCGGACAGCACCCTGTGGCGCACGCTGGAAGCCATCGACGGCCCTGTCGGAGCCCGGGTGGAGCGCGTGCGCGCCGTGATACGGCGTGGGGTGTGGACGCTGCTCGCCCTGCGGCCCGGTGGGTTCCCGTGGATCTCGGTATGCGGGCGCACGCTCACCAACTGGTACGTCCTGGATCTCGATGCCACCTTGGTGACCTGCACCAGCAAGAAGGACGGCGCGGCCGGCACGTTCAAGGGCGGCTACGGACATCACCCGCTGGGCGCCTGGCTGGCCAATACCCGCGAGTGCGTGACCATGCTGCTACGGCCGGGCAACGCGGCGTCCAACGACGTCGCCGACCACAAGACGGTGCTGGCCGCCGCGCTGCGGCAACTCCCGCTGCCGCTGTGGTCGAAGCTGCTGGTGAGGATCGACGGCGCGGCCTTCAGCCACGGCCTCCTTGAGCATCTGCAGGCGCTGACCACCAGCCGCCGCCGAGTGCGCTGGGTGACCGGCTGGGCCATCAATACCGCCGACGAGGCCGCGATCGCACTGCTGCCCGCGGACGTGTGGAACGACGCGCTGCGGCAGGACGGCGAGGTCCACGAGATCAAGGGCCCGGACGGACAGAAGGTCACCTACCAGGTCGCCGAGCTGACCGGGGTGCGCGACCTGAGCGGCTGGCCCGAGGGGATGCGGCTGATCGTGCGCCGGGTCAAGCCCTCGCGCCGCGATCTGAAGAAGCTGACCGCGTTCGAGCAGCGCACCGGCTGGCGTTACCAGATCGTCGCCACGAACATTCCCGCCCACCAGGGGCTTTCCGGGGTGTCCGGCTCCGGGCAGGTGTGGTTCGTCGATGCTCTCTACCGTGATCATGCCGAGGTCGAGGATCGTGTCAAGGCGATCAAGCGGATCGGCCTCGGGCTGCTGCCCTCGAAGTCCTGGCAGCTGAACGCCGCCTGGGTGCTGGCTGCCACTATCGCCGCGGACCTCGACGCATGGACCAGGCTCCTTCTCCTGCATGACGAGCCCGAACTCGCCGCCGCCGAACCGGAGACGATCCGCAGGAGGCTCTACCACCTGCCCGCCCGGCTCACCGCCCACGCACGCAGACGCACCCTCCACCTCGACCGCACCTGGCCCTGGGCGCCGGCGTTCGCCACCGCCTGGCAGCGGGCCACCCAGCTTCCGGCCCACACCTGA
- a CDS encoding FG-GAP repeat domain-containing protein produces the protein MSHIPGRARRRRTSALLAGLLAAACLSGTTPAIAAPGQPTAAPDEATALMAAEAKASARATAEGEPVEVTSARTETGEVHAMPDGTMRRTEHTAPVRVKRAGQWQAINTDLHRSGDRLAPKAAPGEVTFSSGGDRELATFTDKGRSVTLKWPDPLPQPQLEGPTATYPEVLPGVDLTVSAKLDGFGHVLIVKDAQAAAQPRLKAITYGLEADGLRVEKDEASDTLRAVTPQGQEVFSTSTPRMWDSSSTGTARRAALARESDPGVQTADLPLTLSPDALTLTPDQELLNGEATTYPVYLDPNFNGAKQAWTIAYSRYPSTSYWNGANWNGSYKDQPRVGYEKDTGGKSRAFFRLNSKGLGGVQVLSAQFQITNTYSWSCSGRSTELWLTGGISNQTTWSKQPSWSTKLQTKSFAYGYDSSCNARPVDFDAKVAAERAAAGNWANITVGLRSTSETDTYTWKRFNNNPKIIISYNRKPNTPSSMQTSPSTSTSTACNVAPYVTLGNTDVTLRAKISDPDGGTVKARFHLWPTGKHPNDAADGVLIINRDVQVTSGSMASTVVSKNDLKRYEGFGSGGRFSWKVSALDAHTSSGYTPTGGGCAFGFDSSRPSSPPGVTSTEFPNGDSGTWGAPARTEGSFTLASGGVSDVVKYTYGLNSNPPTTEATPSSAGGSVTVRLTPTHTGPHILYVVSHDGAGNKSDTQAYLFYASSPGTPEKPGDLNGDGHPDLYAVDSSSNLRFYPGNGEGRFGARMDVSTTGQWAGSLITHRGDWTADGYEDLITRQSDGKLWLYPTDGLGRVDEETRQEIGQFATPGEPEYIDPASVDQLVSLGDMSADPDAAKVDFAAVIGDSLWYLPGYTGGHLDYGYPIADTGWKNMTLVSPGDLDGDGHPDLIARDTVSGQVWLHRGKPGPDGGTDPFSLADPATRTAYATGLPATTHPLMTSTGDANGDGVTDLWSTHLVTGSGNLMFHPGRATGAAQPPLLVGPGGWHAIRSIA, from the coding sequence ATGTCACACATACCGGGCAGGGCGAGACGGCGGCGCACCAGTGCCCTCCTCGCCGGCCTCCTCGCCGCTGCCTGCCTTTCGGGCACCACCCCCGCCATTGCCGCACCGGGGCAACCCACAGCGGCCCCTGACGAGGCGACGGCCCTCATGGCCGCAGAGGCCAAGGCGTCCGCACGCGCGACGGCCGAGGGCGAGCCGGTCGAAGTCACCTCCGCCCGTACGGAGACCGGCGAGGTCCACGCCATGCCCGACGGCACCATGCGCCGCACCGAACACACCGCTCCGGTGCGCGTCAAGCGGGCCGGCCAGTGGCAGGCGATCAACACCGACCTGCACCGCAGCGGGGACCGGCTGGCCCCCAAGGCGGCCCCCGGCGAAGTCACGTTCTCCTCCGGCGGCGACAGGGAGCTGGCCACCTTCACCGACAAGGGGCGCAGCGTCACCCTGAAGTGGCCCGACCCGTTGCCGCAGCCGCAGTTGGAAGGCCCCACCGCGACCTATCCGGAGGTCCTTCCCGGTGTGGACCTGACGGTCTCGGCGAAGCTGGACGGCTTCGGGCACGTACTCATTGTGAAGGACGCACAGGCCGCGGCGCAGCCCCGTCTGAAGGCCATCACCTACGGCCTCGAAGCGGACGGGCTGCGGGTCGAGAAGGACGAGGCGTCCGACACCCTTCGCGCCGTCACCCCGCAGGGCCAGGAGGTCTTCTCCACCTCGACGCCGCGCATGTGGGACTCCTCGAGCACCGGCACGGCCCGCCGCGCCGCCCTCGCCCGGGAGTCCGACCCCGGCGTCCAGACCGCCGACCTGCCGCTGACTCTCTCGCCCGACGCCCTGACGTTGACGCCCGACCAGGAGCTGCTCAACGGCGAGGCCACCACCTATCCGGTCTACCTCGACCCGAACTTCAACGGTGCGAAGCAGGCGTGGACCATCGCCTACTCCCGCTACCCCTCCACCTCCTACTGGAACGGCGCCAACTGGAACGGCAGTTACAAGGACCAGCCGCGCGTCGGTTACGAGAAGGACACCGGCGGCAAGTCCCGCGCCTTCTTCCGCCTCAACTCCAAGGGGCTGGGCGGGGTCCAGGTCCTCTCCGCCCAGTTCCAGATCACCAACACGTACTCCTGGTCCTGCTCCGGGCGCAGCACCGAACTGTGGCTGACCGGCGGTATATCGAACCAGACCACCTGGAGCAAGCAGCCTTCCTGGTCCACCAAGCTGCAGACCAAGTCCTTCGCCTACGGCTACGACTCAAGCTGCAACGCCCGCCCGGTCGACTTCGACGCGAAGGTCGCCGCCGAGCGCGCCGCCGCGGGAAACTGGGCCAACATCACGGTCGGACTGCGCTCCACATCGGAGACGGACACCTACACCTGGAAACGGTTCAACAACAACCCCAAGATCATCATTAGCTACAACCGCAAGCCCAACACGCCCTCTAGCATGCAGACTTCGCCCTCCACCAGCACGAGTACGGCCTGCAACGTCGCTCCCTACGTCACCCTGGGCAACACGGACGTGACCCTCAGGGCGAAGATCTCCGACCCGGATGGAGGCACCGTCAAGGCGCGCTTCCACCTGTGGCCCACCGGCAAGCACCCCAACGACGCGGCGGACGGGGTCCTGATCATCAACCGCGACGTCCAGGTCACCTCCGGCAGTATGGCCTCCACCGTGGTCTCCAAGAACGACCTCAAGCGCTACGAGGGCTTCGGATCCGGGGGGCGGTTCTCCTGGAAGGTGTCGGCCCTCGACGCCCACACGTCCTCCGGATACACCCCCACCGGTGGCGGCTGCGCGTTCGGCTTCGACTCCAGCCGCCCCTCATCCCCTCCCGGCGTGACCTCCACCGAGTTCCCGAACGGTGACAGCGGCACCTGGGGCGCACCGGCCCGGACCGAAGGATCATTCACCCTGGCCTCCGGGGGCGTTTCCGACGTCGTGAAGTACACCTACGGGCTGAACAGCAACCCGCCCACCACCGAGGCCACTCCGTCATCGGCAGGCGGCTCCGTAACGGTCAGGCTCACCCCTACCCACACCGGCCCCCACATCCTGTACGTCGTCAGCCACGACGGGGCCGGCAACAAGTCTGACACCCAGGCCTACCTCTTCTACGCTTCCAGCCCCGGGACCCCCGAGAAGCCGGGTGACCTCAACGGCGACGGCCACCCCGACCTCTACGCCGTGGACTCGAGCAGCAACCTGCGCTTCTATCCCGGCAACGGTGAAGGCCGCTTCGGCGCCCGGATGGACGTCTCCACGACCGGACAGTGGGCAGGCTCCCTGATCACCCACCGCGGCGACTGGACCGCGGACGGGTACGAGGACCTGATCACCCGCCAGAGCGACGGCAAACTGTGGCTCTACCCCACCGACGGCCTCGGCCGTGTGGATGAGGAGACCCGCCAGGAGATCGGCCAGTTCGCCACGCCGGGCGAGCCCGAGTACATCGACCCCGCCTCCGTCGACCAGCTCGTCTCCCTCGGTGACATGAGCGCCGATCCCGACGCCGCCAAGGTCGACTTCGCCGCCGTGATCGGCGACTCCCTGTGGTACCTGCCCGGCTACACCGGGGGCCACCTCGACTACGGCTACCCCATCGCCGACACCGGCTGGAAGAACATGACCCTGGTCTCCCCCGGCGACCTGGACGGCGACGGCCACCCCGACCTGATCGCCCGCGACACCGTCAGCGGTCAGGTCTGGCTCCACCGGGGCAAGCCCGGCCCGGACGGCGGCACAGACCCGTTCTCCCTCGCCGACCCGGCCACCCGCACCGCCTACGCGACCGGCCTGCCCGCCACCACCCACCCACTGATGACCTCGACCGGAGATGCCAACGGGGACGGCGTCACCGACCTGTGGTCCACCCACCTGGTCACGGGCAGCGGCAACCTGATGTTCCACCCCGGCCGGGCAACCGGCGCGGCACAGCCGCCGCTCCTCGTCGGGCCCGGGGGCTGGCACGCCATCAGGTCCATCGCCTGA